In Nicotiana tabacum cultivar K326 chromosome 17, ASM71507v2, whole genome shotgun sequence, one DNA window encodes the following:
- the LOC107811159 gene encoding NAC domain-containing protein 73-like yields MTWCSQSNSETALPIIISAPPSDENNVMITSKVDHEIRIITCPSCGHSIELEHQRGIHDLPGLPAGVKFDPSDHEILEHLEAKVISDTLKLHPLIDEFILTIDGENGICYTHPEKLPGVNKDGQVRHFFHRPSKAYTTGTRKRRKVHTEIDGGETRWHKTGKTRPVYIGGVLKGYKKILVLYTNYGRQRKPEKTNWVMHQYHLGENEEEKDGELVVSKVFYQTQPRQCGSLSIRKTVDNNKSRSLSRQDSPILKATNFVDYYNPPFASYDIGSQNRDIPPQLIQNLVVHGDSSSFVIPSNASKEK; encoded by the exons ATGACATGGTGCAGTCAATCCAATAGTGAAACAGCTCTCCCAATTATAATATCAGCTCCTCCGTCAGATGAAAATAACGTTATGATCACTTCAAAAGTTGATCATGAAATTAGAATCATTACTTGCCCTTCGTGTGGACATAGCATAGAGCTTGAACATCAG AGAGGAATACATGATTTGCCTGGTCTACCAGCTGGAGTGAAGTTTGATCCATCGGACCATGAGATTCTTGAGCatttggaagcaaaggtcatttcAGATACCCTTAAACTTCATCCCCTTATTGATGAATTCATTTTGACTATTGATGGCGAAAATGGCATTTGCTACACTCATCCTGAGAAACTACCTG GGGTGAACAAGGATGGTCAAGTGCGTCATTTCTTTCACCGCCCATCAAAGGCATACACAACGGGGACTAGAAAACGACGAAAGGTCCACACTGAAATTGATGGTGGAGAAACAAGATGGCATAAAACAGGCAAAACCAGGCCAGTTTACATAGGTGGAGTTCTCAAAGGTTACAAGAAAATTTTGGTACTCTACACAAACTATGGTAGGCAAAGAAAGCCTGAGAAGACTAATTGGGTAATGCACCAATATCACTTAGGTGAAAATGAGGAGGAAAAGGATGGAGAATTAGTTGTTTCAAAAGTTTTCTACCAAACACAACCTAGACAATGTGGATCATTAAGCATAAGAAAAACAGTTGACAACAACAAGTCAAGATCTTTAAGCAGGCAAGATAGCCCTATCCTGAAAGCAACGAATTTCGTCGATTATTATAATCCTCCTTTTGCTTCATACGATATTGGGAGCCAAAATAGAGATATCCCACCTCAGCTAATCCAAAATTTGGTTGTTCATGGTGATAGCTCATCCTTTGTTATACCTTCAAATGCAAGCAAAGAGAAATGA